From Phragmites australis chromosome 5, lpPhrAust1.1, whole genome shotgun sequence, a single genomic window includes:
- the LOC133918594 gene encoding uncharacterized protein LOC133918594: MDVVQVLASATQLVSAMVSAVGALEQAASDFAEAPRRLQVLEDFVSDLEALTQQAKQRHAHKMHGPQLERQFQSLSRLMDQLHANIAKARLVLKKGKGKGFARVVRSSVVGDPLMKYVKLIRDDLNWWLELQELTQSVGDALASTAKSTPSLVRVKSEHGYPVSKKCSYVRELLERDVGHRVVLIVGLSGIGKSCLARQIASDPPGNFVDGAIEVSFGRWCSRAACNGSRSEYHKRLVRKICKFLVQIGSMTVNGEMGKDLDDVCCLLHTALVGRNMLILLDDVWEQDIVDRFTKLYDNDCRYLVTTRDEAIYEIAEAEKVEISKDDIKEISKEILLYHSLLTVRELPPAANILLDRCGHHPLTVAVMGKALRKESRVEKWEKAISNLSTYATCAPGPVSYVNEKDVETTLTIFGSFEFSLEAMPENSRGFFVVLAAISWEEPVPEACLESIWSALVQDSLFSLVVSKLVEGSLIIKLEDQLLYHMHDMVSLYLENKTTDAVRTLLSESFSEYAALVAPWLFVFGKECVKRPAEQKMRSFFSLLEFVEIEILLESTTQALMACRSISDFEASRLGFSKILGPQIAEIISVGSSALIFAVTRAITVIFFQLDYVNLAQSLETAGSMDKLIGLLGVCEDSSTLVNISTVLAKISEHVDSSTADEILSRIPMDRIADLLSPENEQWHELVFTALASLIKVGKLKAVETMIESGIDKKLLVLLGSGSEISQHHAIVMLKTFCELGAPLQGCMGPAVLIHLPWHARLSLERFVLFDQNVPPSPKPQQSFEVILHKILQRDNKDVIEAIQGLLPFAEKANDSRVQDLLLGSNLFDRLAFLLQCREVESNQVRSQSAFLVMKLACTGGEPYVRRYLELNIVHELIDMMQCNIDELQDSAYYALHKIVFAKGGSLVLQRFLQLGTIEKLVNLLDRKSVKTKDLAMQLLVDIVVVGTKPCIERMLSSQVIEKFVALEKAGGSFSGAVSRYIQGLNMCKNVQSAERSVMKQHILRKVRSAVRGHKLEASLVASVEACIAEGSKGASSSRKKK, from the exons ATGGACGTCGTGCAAGTTCTTGCCTCGGCGACGCAACTTGTGTCGGCGATGGTGTCCGCGGTCGGGGCTCTCGAGCAGGCGGCCTCGGACTTCGCCGAAGCGCCGAGGCGGCTCCAAGTACTCGAGGACTTCGTGTCCGACCTCGAGGCACTGACGCAGCAGGCGAAGCAGAGGCATGCGCACAAGATGCACGGGCCACAGCTCGAGCGCCAGTTCCAGAGCCTGAGCAGGCTCATGGACCAGCTCCACGCTAACATCGCCAAGGCGAGGCTGGTCCTcaagaaggggaaggggaaagggTTTGCCAGGGTGGTGCGGAGCTCTGTTGTCGGGGACCCGCTCATGAAGTACGTCAAGCTGATCAGGGACGACCTCAACTGGTGGCTGGAGTTGCAGGAGTTGACCCAGAGCGTCGGTGATGCCCTAGCGTCTACCGCTAAGAGCACGCCATCTTTGGTGAGAGTCAAGTCAGAGCATGGCTATCCAGTGTCAAAGAAGTGCAGCTATGTCAGGGAGCTGCTGGAGAGGGATGTCGGTCATCGAGTCGTCCTGATTGTCGGGTTATCTGGTATTGGGAAGTCTTGTCTTGCTCGACAAATAGCTTCTGATCCGCCTGGTAACTTTGTAGATGGGGCAATTGAGGTTAGTTTCGGGCGGTGGTGTAGCAGAGCAGCATGCAATGGGAGCAGGAGTGAATACCATAAGCGTCTGGTTAGGAAGATCTGCAAGTTCTTAGTGCAGATCGGTTCCATGACTGTCAATGGGGAGATGGGAAAAGATCTTGATGATGTATGTTGCTTGCTCCATACAGCGTTGGTTGGAAGGAACATGTTGATCCTACTTGATGATGTCTGGGAGCAAGACATTGTTGATCGCTTCACAAAATTATATGATAACGATTGCCGGTATCTTGTGACAACAAGGGATGAAGCGATCTATGAGATAGCAGAAGCGGAAAAAGTTGAAATATCCAAAGATGACATTAAGGAGATCAGCAAGGAAATTCTTCTCTATCACAGCCTTCTTACCGTCAGAGAGCTTCCG CCTGCTGCAAACATCTTGCTGGATCGTTGTGGTCACCATCCCCTTACAGTTGCCGTCATGGGCAAGGCTCTCAGGAAGGAGAGCAGAGTGGAAAAATGGGAGAAAGCCATATCCAACCTTTCCACATATGCCACTTGTGCACCAGGGCCAGTTTCATATGTCAATGAGAAAGACGTGGAGACCACATTGACCATATTTGGATcttttgagtttagcttagaaGCAATGCCAGAAAATTCAAGAGGTTTTTTCGTAGTTCTTGCAGCTATCTCTTGGGAAGAACCTGTTCCAGAGGCTTGCCTGGAATCCATTTGGTCAGCACTTGTGCAGGACAGTTTGTTCTCTCTCGTAGTTTCAAAACTAGTAGAAGGCTCACTTATTATCAAACTGGAGGACCAACTGTTGTATCACATGCATGACATGGTTTCGCTTTACCTTGAGAACAAAACAACTGATGCTGTTCGTACTCTTTTATCTGAATCATTTTCTGAATATGCTGCATTAGTGGCTCCTTGGctttttgtttttggaaaagAGTGCGTGAAAAGGCCAGCTGAACAGAAGATGAGATCGTTCTTTTCTCTGCTAGAGTTCGTGGAGATTGAGATTTTATTGGAAAGCACGACTCAAGCTCTCATGGCATGCAGATCCATATCTGACTTTGAGGCAAGCAGACTTGGGTTCAGCAAAATACTTGGCCCTCAAATAGCAGAGATAATTTCTGTTGGGTCATCAGCTCTCATTTTTGCAGTCACCAGGGCAATTACGGTTATCTTTTTCCAATTAGACTATGTAAATCTTGCCCAGTCTCTTGAAACAGCAGGTTCCATGGATAAGTTAATTGGTCTTCTTGGTGTCTGTGAAGATTCTTCCACTCTAGTTAACATTTCTACTGTTCTTGCCAAGATATCTGAGCATGTTGATTCCTCAACTGCTGATGAAATTTTGTCAAGAATTCCCATGGACCGAATTGCAGATCTTTTGTCTCCAGAAAATGAGCAGTGGCATGAACTCGTGTTTACAGCTCTTGCATCTTTGATAAAAGTTGGAAAGTTAAAGGCTGTTGAGACCATGATCGAATCAGGAATTGACAAGAAACTTCTTGTACTTCTAGGCAGCGGTTCCGAGATCTCACAGCATCATGCAATTGTTATGCTCAAAACTTTCTGTGAGCTTGGTGCACCACTTCAAGGGTGCATGGGGCCTGCAGTGTTGATTCATTTGCCCTGGCATGCTCGGCTCAGCTTGGAGAGATTTGTTTTATTTGACCAAAATGTGCCTCCATCTCCAAAGCCTCAACAATCTTTTGAGGTGATTCTTCATAAGATCCTACAAAGGGACAACAAAGATGTCATTGAAGCTATCCAAGGTTTGTTACCTTTTGCTGAGAAGGCTAATGATTCAAGGGTGCAAGATCTCCTTTTGGGAAGCAATCTGTTTGATAGGTTGGCATTTCTCCTGCAATGCAGAGAAGTCGAAAGCAATCAAGTGAGGTCTCAGTCTGCCTTTCTGGTGATGAAATTAGCCTGCACTGGAGGAGAGCCGTATGTCCGTAGGTACCTGGAGCTTAATATTGTTCACGAGCTCATTGATATGATGCAATGCAACATTGATGAGCTCCAGGATTCAGCATATTATGCCCTCCATAAGATTGTCTTCGCAAAGGGTGGATCGCTTGTCTTACAAAGATTTCTACAACTAGGAACCATAGAAAAATTGGTGAACTTGCTCGACCGCAAGTCTGTGAAGACAAAGGATCTAGCCATGCAACTTTTGGTGGACATTGTGGTGGTCGGAACCAAACCCTGCATTGAAAGAATGCTCTCCTCTCAAGTCATTGAGAAGTTTGTGGCCCTTGAGAAAGCCGGTGGGTCTTTCAGTGGAGCGGTGTCGAGATACATCCAAGGATTGAACATGTGCAAGAATGTCCAGTCTGCTGAGAGATCGGTGATGAAGCAACATATTTTGAGGAAGGTGAGATCGGCAGTGAGAGGTCATAAGCTGGAGGCAAGCCTAGTGGCCTCTGTGGAGGCCTGCATTGCTGAAGGTTCTAAAGGCGCCAGCAGTAGCAGGAAAAAGAAGTAG